Proteins encoded in a region of the Anopheles aquasalis chromosome 2, idAnoAquaMG_Q_19, whole genome shotgun sequence genome:
- the LOC126581375 gene encoding actin-binding Rho-activating protein isoform X1, whose amino-acid sequence MATQTRRSSITIRLSETPDSPLSSKVALFNQTAQSHRESQLSNPFSDAQASRGMARLQISKEEYGKPKAGSLTEYRGKKANIQVYQEMLELCQVIDTDGVPVSKKNPDIKMIYFGELFNIYTHINDKLVGLLLRARKHDLIQFEGECLFQRRDDHVPVYLTKPVSQIREILVGKQTEIRRSLSPNPQPTNMLP is encoded by the exons ATGGCCACACAAACTCGCAGATCCTCGATCACCATACGGCTCTCGGAAACACCG GACTCTCCGCTATCGTCGAAGGTGGCCCTCTTCAATCAGACCGCCCAGAGCCACCGGGAATCGCAGCTTTCCAATCCGTTCTCGGATGCACAGGCCTCGCGCGGTATGGCAAGGCTACAGATCAGCAAGGAGGAGTACGGCAA ACCGAAAGCGGGCAGCCTGACGGAATACCGAGGGAAGAAGGCCAACATTCAGGTGTACCAGGAAATGCTTGAACTGTGCCAGGTGATCGACACCGATGGTGTGCCGGTATCGAAGAAAAATCCGGACATCAAAATGATCTACTTTGGCGAGCTGTTCAAT ATCTATACACACATCAACGACAAGCTGGTCGGTTTGCTGTTGCGCGCCCGTAAGCACGATCTGATACAGTTCGAGGGCGAGTGTTTGTTCCAGCGCCGCGATGACCATGTGCCAGTCTACCTGACGAAACCGGTCAGCCAGATCCGGGAGATCCTCGTCGGGAAGCAGACGGAAATTCGACGCAGCTTAAGTCCGAACCCTCAGCCGACCAACATGCTGCCCTAG
- the LOC126581375 gene encoding actin-binding Rho-activating protein isoform X2 — translation MTDVAHELGALRLIVDSPLSSKVALFNQTAQSHRESQLSNPFSDAQASRGMARLQISKEEYGKPKAGSLTEYRGKKANIQVYQEMLELCQVIDTDGVPVSKKNPDIKMIYFGELFNIYTHINDKLVGLLLRARKHDLIQFEGECLFQRRDDHVPVYLTKPVSQIREILVGKQTEIRRSLSPNPQPTNMLP, via the exons ATGACGGACGTTGCCCACGAACTTGGTGCCCTTCGGTTGATAGTG GACTCTCCGCTATCGTCGAAGGTGGCCCTCTTCAATCAGACCGCCCAGAGCCACCGGGAATCGCAGCTTTCCAATCCGTTCTCGGATGCACAGGCCTCGCGCGGTATGGCAAGGCTACAGATCAGCAAGGAGGAGTACGGCAA ACCGAAAGCGGGCAGCCTGACGGAATACCGAGGGAAGAAGGCCAACATTCAGGTGTACCAGGAAATGCTTGAACTGTGCCAGGTGATCGACACCGATGGTGTGCCGGTATCGAAGAAAAATCCGGACATCAAAATGATCTACTTTGGCGAGCTGTTCAAT ATCTATACACACATCAACGACAAGCTGGTCGGTTTGCTGTTGCGCGCCCGTAAGCACGATCTGATACAGTTCGAGGGCGAGTGTTTGTTCCAGCGCCGCGATGACCATGTGCCAGTCTACCTGACGAAACCGGTCAGCCAGATCCGGGAGATCCTCGTCGGGAAGCAGACGGAAATTCGACGCAGCTTAAGTCCGAACCCTCAGCCGACCAACATGCTGCCCTAG
- the LOC126581374 gene encoding trichohyalin-like yields MGGIVSRVFRGAPEHTGSCQTCQRSCCVCLDAGLELTQRRLRRLEERDAWLRSRAGSRRASRRFLTEDEDEELEEELVPRTRPASRRSQRRPAAQRPRHPQAQSEPEEEEEEPQEEPQEEEEEAVAVPRQPARRARGQARRQPAAPRPARRAARPQPQQEEPEEEEEAEEEPEPVGRRPRTGQRAQQQRQQRQPARRRQPQAPEDEEEEEEEEEEEEQPQRRSARRGRGGARAAAPARRPRRRNAQQDQGEEEENGEEEEPEEQEEEQERPGRAGGRRRGGSQRNRTQRRNQRRQRTDPDVLSTDTDELEAEEEELGREARLRRLERRLQRDEDRIRERILRDSEELRRQRSWCRRQTHLSLDRRQQREPEPEVVSGPNVRRLVACYELKRSDISDADAQSLQNLFTAVDDHPMRRPCGARSPVKCCTHDDRSQYGRLRLSCSHARA; encoded by the coding sequence ATGGGTGGAATCGTGTCccgtgtgttccgtggtgcACCAGAGCACACCGGCAGTTGCCAGACTTGCCAGCGGAGTTGCTGCGTTTGTCTGGATGCTGGCCTCGAGCTGACGCAGCGTCGATTGCGGCGTCTGGAGGAGCGTGATGCATGGCTTCGCAGCCGGGCCGGTAGTCGACGGGCTAGCCGACGGTTCCtgaccgaggacgaggacgaggagttGGAGGAGGAACTAGTACCGAGAACGCGTCCAGCCTCGCGCCGCTCTCAGCGTAGACCGGCAGCGCAAAGGCCACGACACCCGCAGGCACAGTCTGAAcccgaggaggaagaagaggaaccaCAGGAAGAGCcgcaagaggaggaggaggaggcagtgGCCGTGCCTCGTCAGCCAGCACGGCGAGCACGTGGCCAGGCACGCCGTCAGCCTGCCGCACCACGTCCAGCACGACGAGCTGCGCGGCCACAACCGCAGCAGGAAGAaccggaagaggaggaagaagcggaagaggaGCCCGAACCAGTGGGGCGTCGTCCTCGAACCGGACAGcgggcgcagcagcaacgccagcagcggcagccagcCCGGCGACGACAGCCACAGGCTccagaagatgaagaggaagaagaagaagaggaagaagaggaggagcagccaCAGCGTCGCTCGGCGCGCCGTGGCCGAGGAGGTGCTCGAGCTGCAGCTCCAGCCagacgtcctcgtcgtcgcaaCGCTCAGCAGGATcaaggagaggaagaagagaatggcgaggaagaagaaccggaggagcaagaagaggagcaggaaCGCCCGGGACGTGCTGGTGGCCGTCGACGTGGCGGATCGCAACGTAACCGGACTCAGCGACGTAACCAAAGACGCCAGCGGACCGATCCGGATGTCCTTAGCACGGATACGGACGAGCTGGAagcagaggaggaagagctAGGCCGTGAGGCACGGCTTCGCCGTCTCGAGCGACGCCTCCAGCGGGATGAGGACCGGATCCGTGAGCGAATTCTGCGCGACTCGGAGGAACTTCGCCGTCAGCGATCGTGGTGCCGCCGGCAAACGCACCTATCGCTCGATCGTCGCCAGCAGcgtgaaccggaaccggaagtcgTCAGTGGTCCGAACGTGCGCCGCCTGGTGGCCTGCTATGAGCTGAAGCGCAGCGATATCAGCGACGCGGATGCGCAATCGCTCCAGAATCTCTTCACCGCGGTTGACGATCATCCGATGCGCCGGCCCTGTGGTGCGCGATCGCCCGTTAAATGCTGTACGCATGACGATCGTTCCCAATATGGCCGCTTGCGGCTGTCATGTTCCCATGCTCGGGCATGa